The DNA region TGATCCTGCTAGTGCTCTCTTTAAAACCCTCTGCAAATAAAATGAGGCCTACACTAAGATAGCATGATTGCTGAAGTCCCCTTTGAAAAAGTAACAAAGCTGAAACCTCAGGGATAAGCAAGGGGTCAGCCAAAAGAGCGACAGAGAAGGATATGCACTCCACTTAGAGGAGagagtaagtgcaaaggccctgaggtatgAAAGCTTGGAGCACAGTGAGTGAAGCAGTGAATGTTATGAAATGGTGATGAAGAAGTTAGCAAAGCCTGGGCCATAGAGGGCCTTGAAGGTTGTAAAATGAGTACTTccataattatttctaaatatgtatatatggagTCTATTTTTGCCCCCAGCCATAAGCTCCACAGGGAACCATCCATGCAtgttcagtttgtttcccatgcccagtacagtgtctggcacatagcaggtgctaaACTTTATGGAGCATACGAGGGGAGAAATGTCTCCAGCATTCCAACCAGGCCAAGTGGCTGGCAATTGCCCATATATCTTGTGCCATTCCCTCTTCTAAGATCCTCATTTTTGTCTAGCTCAGTGATTGTCAACCAAGCAGCAATTTTGCCTCCGGGGAGCGTCTGTTAATATCTaggacatttttgattgtcacagttGTAGAGAAGGGGATGCcactggcatctggtgggtggaggccagggatgctgccaaacatcctcCAATGGAAAGGACAGCCCTCCCTGACACAAAGACAATTATTCAGCCTAAAATGTCAACAGGACTGAGAGTGAGAAGCCCTGGTCCTACTTGCCCTCCAAGCCTTTGTGAACATCACCTCTTTTGGAAAGTCGTCCTTCTTCATCAACCACTGTGAGTTTGGGGGCCCTCCGCTGAGCTCCCCAAACCTCTTTTATGTTGAGTCATCCCCTTGCCGTGCAATTGCCTATTCCATCTGCCTCTCACTGGAAAGCTGGGCTATCTGTTTCATCAGCCTAACACAGTGAGCCATCCATGTATTTTCTTGAATGAATGCAGCCCCCTGAGCTGGGGACAGATAGCAGGGTGCAAATGAATTTTGTAACAACATTTTAAAGCATGTAGTTGACCTGTGCACTCATAGGTAGCAAGACTTACCCAGACCCCAGCTCCACCTCTGGGAACCTACCTGTCTCCCGGTATCTGTGCTGGGGTGTAACCTACAGAAATGGCAATTTCCTGTGGCTCTAACCTAATAGCATGGTTCACTCCTTCTGACAAGGCCTTACATTTTGAGTCACTCAAGTTTAATcccactaaaataaaacatagaactAGGGCATATGGCGGGTTcctaacaatgaaaaatatagGGCTGACGCTTCATTTGCAGTTGGCTCTCCTTTGAGTCACGACCTGCTTGATCTACCAACAAAAATAGAAATCCCTGTGGCCACAGGCTTGTGGGCTTCAGATCTCGTGCCCATGGTCAGAAACACTTGAAGCCCTCCTCTTTGGATTCAGGGTTTGAAATGGACTCTGGTTGAAATGCTGTGCCCTTTGGAAGGGTTCTTCCCCTTGCCTTGTCACGGCCCTCCCAGCTCTAGCTCCTGCTGGCTTTCTTCCCCCGGCCCCTGTAGTGCTGGTCCTGCTGGCTGGGGAAGGAGCAACTGAGGTGCCGGACGTGAGGCCAGGGCTGGGCACATCCCCTCCAGCTCACTGCTCCTGCTGCGGCGAGGGAAGCACCCTGGCGTGCCGCCTTGAACTTTCACTGCCTTCGGAAGGgcgctgctcctcctcctgcagctCTAGCTCCTGCACTTGGCCCCGGGCCCGCCTTCTCTCCAGCATCTCCTCAAAAAAGATCTGGCAGCTGAAGCCCTCTTGGATGCCATACTGGGCGTGCTTGAGCAGAGCCTCCAACGTGGGGAAGACCCGGCAGCAGGCCACGCAGCGCAGCCCAGAGTTCGTGGTGACCAGCCAGTCCGGGGTGTCCCGCAGCTCCTGCAGGCAGCACTCGAGGGGCCCTAGCAGCTCCGCGTCGTCCTGCTCCGGGCAGCAGGTGTTCTTGCTGGCTTCTAGTTCCCAGCGCAGGTCGGTGTTGGAAGCCATCTCGAAGGAGGAgcctttcctcctctgcctcttgaTGAACGCGGCTTGGTGAATGCGGGGCTTCCTGCTGACCGGCTCGAAGCCCATCTCGGTCTCCCAGGCCACGGCCACGCCCCGCACCGTCTGCACGTGGGTGTAGAAGGCGCACGCGCTCTGCTGGGCGGCGTCCTCCTCGTCGTACGTGCAGGAGGGGCAGGACTGGTACTGGGAGTAGGACTGGTACTCGGAGGCGGACTGGGCTGACGGTGAGCTGCTCCAGCTCAGCATCGCCCGAGCCCTGCCAGCCAAGTAGACGTCCTCCTTGTGGGGAACGGCCGGCCCGGGCCGCGGAGACGGCTCCTCTCTCTTTACGGCCCCTGAGAAGTGCAAGGACATTTCATCAGTGCCCCCGCAGGGATCAGCACCGAAACCCACCTTCAGGACTCTGAAAGGGTGCGGGCTTCAAGGCCCCTGGGCAGGTGCCATCCACTCCTGTGGCTGTTTCCTTATAAGATGGGGATGACAGTCCTTACCTCATGGGATAATGATGAGGATCAAACAGTGTATGAAGGTAATCGCCAAAAACTTGACTAAACCCAAAATGACCATCTGCTGGTGAATAGACAGAtaatggtacatccataccatgcaAGCCTATCcagtgataaaaaggaatgatacctgcaaaacatggatgaatctctaATGCATATGCTACATGAAAGCACCTAGGGTAGAAAGGCCATACAGTATAGGATTCCACCTggatgacattctagaaaaggtagAATTatagggagagaggagagatcaagGGTTACCAGGagctgcggggtgggggtgggggggggggcgggggaagagatGCGGGGAACTGATTTCCAATGGTCACAAGGGAAcctttggggatgatgaaaatattccatATCATGAtcgtggtggtggttacacaaatgCACActtattaaaattcttcaaattgtacacttaaaactgatgatatttctgtatttaaattaaCAGCTCaataaaaccaatttaaaaagcCATGCATGGGACACGCTTTGGCCAGGCCTTCCAGCCCCGCCATCCCCTTTGCCTTTGTAATGTGTCTCCATCTTACGCAGGGAGCATCTCGCCCTCTCCTTGAACATTCACTGTATCCCGTCATCGTCTAAGTGCTTGCCACGTTTTAACTCcattaatattgaaaaaaaaaaaacccaagaaattaCATTGTTGTgattcccatttgacagattaggaaactgaggcacaaagagcttaactgactgacaaACTGGTATCACCCTTAGGTGCTGTCCATGGTCACCTCATAGTGGTCTTCAAATTGATGTTCTAGAttaaatttaatccatttattatAAAGGACTTCTTCATATTATTCTGAAATCATAGGATTGACATGCCAATTCTGTTTCTCCaatgtacattaaaatatataatgatggggcgcctgggtggctcagttggttaagcgactaccttcagcccaggtcatgatcctggagtcccgcatcgggctccctgctcagcagggagtctgcttctccctctgacactcccccctctcatgtgctctctctctctctcattctctctctttcaaataaataaatacataatctttaaaaaaaaataaaatatataatgatgaATGTCTTACAGTTTCGTCCTCATACCTTCTGAAATTACCTCATGTACTCACAATGGCCTCAGGTATACCCACCATCCATTTTTATGGTCAATACAACATTTTGGTAACAGCACCGAGGGGTGACCCCGTGCCCACTCCTCACCCTCCAGGACCTCCCTCCCAAGGAACACACCGGGCAGCACCTTCCCGCCCTTTCTTCTGACCTACCTGACCAGCATACTTCCACCCTCTCTTCTGTGGACTCCGGGCTGGCCAAGCTGAGGCTGGCCCCATCTGTGGGTGACTGTTCTCCCCTATGGTCTGTGAAGTGGCGTTTCATGATTGGACACCAGCACCAGGGCACTCAGTGCTCCAGCTGTTCAGCGAGAGTTGGCTTGGGCTCTGCTGAAGCCCTCCACTGGCCCCAGCCCGAGTGGCTGCTGGGCTCCCTGTGGTCGCTAGGATCCTGGCTTTATTCTGTGACCTCATCAATGACACTGGCCTGTTCTGTGACCCAGGGCAAGGACTGAGACCCAGCCTGGAGGCCGGGAGAGGCTTCCCATCAGGATCTCATTTCCGCGTGGGGACCTTTCCTGCCTTGTTTATTGTCAGGgacacaaacacaaaacacaaacacacacacatataaacacttgtacacacagagagacacaaacACCTAAACAGACCCACAAAGACGCTTACACACATATAAGCACACACATCCTCACACTGACACATAATCACTCAGACGCACGTACACTCcaacatacataaacacacacatttaaacacacagacacatacatacctattcacacacatacaaactaacacacacatacacccagaTTCACACACATATTCACCTAACAACACACATATGTTCACACGTGCATATGCACTAATTCACACCACATTCACTTAACTATGCACATGTTCACATACACACTGTCATCGCCCAACATCAGAATGGGCCGACCTCATCCTGAGGAAATAGCAGATGACTGAGAATCTTACCTCCTCCTCAGTTTCCCACCCCTGCCTCATTTAGACCTCTTGGCCCTCCATGGCCTAGGTCCCCAGGCGCCAGGTACACcccacctcagagcctttgcaggTGCCCTTCTACCGGGCACAGCCTCCTCTAGGTTGTGGTGCCTCACTCTCTCAGGCCAGTCTGCTGAAACAGCAGCTGTCCGCCCTCGATCTCTCCCCCTTACCCTGCTTTAGTTTTTGCCCTCAGCACTTTCATATATTTGCACATATGCATAATGGGTTTATCTGTATTCATCTCTGTTCTTAaaggtaagctccatgaggaagAGAGTCCATTCAATTTTCCTCTATCACATCCCTagcatccagaataatgtttgacacATGAACGAGCTTTCTAGAAATAATCGTCAAATCAATGAATAACCAAACAATACGCCGGAGCTGCTGATGGTATTTGTCAAGGGAGCGCTGACCTAGCAGAGCTGCCTTCTCTCTGCATCTCGATTCTCTGCTGCCCCGAGGCAGGATGGTTCTCACCCCATGACTCTGGGTCCCCTCCATTCTCCACCTGTGCCAAACCTCAGTCCAGATACAGTCACTCTGGGGCACGCCTTCCCATCTGCCACCTCTCTGCTCCTGGAGGTCCTCATGTTGGAACATacttccttcaaaatatttctctccatttccctcccacctctgctcaGTGTCACCAGCTCTATTCCTCAGCATCCCCAAATCTAAACAGCTCAAAAAAGTAATGGATTGGAAATAATCCCTATATCCCAAAAGTAACCCAAACACCACCCACACAGCCCGCACCTAGGAAAGGCCACTGCGTGAAGGAGAACAGCACAGAGTTTTATGGAGTGATGAGAAGTCACACTTGCACCTACAAAGAGACAATGTTCCCTGGTGGAAAGAGGAAATACTGTAATTGTGCTCTCTCTTACCAAATAAATCCAGAGGCTTGCCTTATAAAAATAAGGGGGTACCATCACAAAAAAATAAGTAGATCAATGGAAGATAAAAATAGTCCAGAGCAAGATCACATTATATATTTGagttttcctaagattttatttatttattaaagagtgagagagcaagcatgcatgagcagggggagggacagagggagagggagagagagaatctccagcagactctccccgctgagcttggagctcaacccggggctcgatcccatgaccctgagatcgtgacttgagccgaaatcaagagtgggactcttaaccgactgggccacccaagagcccctatctatttgaattttaagagataaagcaaaaaacaaaagccagggaggaaaagaagactCAGTCAATAAGTGATGCTGAAAATTtttacttgctatttttttttttaaaccaccatcGGTCTCACCCCATACAAAACAACTAGGAATATTTTCATATGGTGCTAGGGTTGTGTTTTAATTAAAAGTgtgtagaaagaaaatataagttaaCACCCTAATTATAGGGTAGTTTTTCTGAACTTAAATGATATCAATCATCACAAGCATCGGGAATCCTTGTcatctttttttatcttcattgCTTAAAAAGACCTcattgtttcaatttgcatttctctgcttTTTAGTGAAACTGCAATGAACAGCTCCGTGAAGGAAATGAACAAGCAATTCCCAGGAGAAAGAATGCAGATGGCTGAGAAACAGATGAGATGTTCAGCCCAACTCAACCTAACTATAATGAGGaaactacaaattaaaaacacatgatGTGCAGTGTATTGCGTTTGCCCCTAAGACAGGCAAGAATGAAAAAGACTGACAGTTCTCTGGGATAGTGAGGGTGTAAGGAAGTGAACACTCTTAAACTCTCCTGCTAACAGTGTACCTGCCTTTCTCCAAGGAAACTGGATAGCATCCATTGCAATTAAAAATGGCGTGTTCTTTCACTCAGCCTTTTACTCATCCATCTCTTTCCTGGGAAACGTTCGCATTTTGTGCTATGTGCTTGAAATAATaactagagaaatatttattgcagtattatttataagagaaaaacaaggaaacatttcaaagatccatcaaaagaaaaaaaaaaagttacataaattacaccataaccaaactgtggaatactatactacaataaaaaagagaGCTCTACATGTGCTAATAAGTGAATTCATGTGAAgtgcagaaaacaaaatgcaagagAATTCCACTTACGTGAAAATTAAACATGCCACCCCTTCCCACAAAAGCCCCAAACCAAGTCTTTGTTGTCTATACATGCAAAGGCGTAGAGGACATCTGAAGATAATCACATGCCCCTGGGAATGGTGGTGAccttgggaagaggaagagagattagATGGGGCTGTAGGAGATTATATTTCCCAGAGAAGGCCACTCCTCTGGTGTATCTCCCATCCCACGTGCTCTTCTTACCACATGAAGTCAACACTGCTCCATGGAGAGAAGGGCTCCCTCTTCCAGAAGGAGGGTGGACTTTGTAGCCACCCCCACCACTAGGAGGCAGGGAGCGATGCTTCCAGACTTTCAAGGCTGGATCATAAAAGACAATAGGAATTCCTCTTGgttctctctctcggtctctctgtttctctttctactTTCCTTTGGACTcagccaccatgttgtgaggaagcccaggccacatggAGGTGTTCCAGCCAACAGCCCTGACAAAGGTGCCATCCAACTAGCAATGTGCGAGTGATTGAACCTTTGGATGATTCTGCCATCTAGCCTTTGAAATTTTCCAGCTGGGTCCCCACACACCTCAGAGCAGATGCTAGCCATCCCCTCCGAATCCAGCCATCAGCCCTGCCTaaattcctgaccctcagaaatgGTGAGCATAGTAAAAGATCCATCTTCTACGAGGTTTGGGGGCAATATGTTATGGGGCCATCATAATTCAACAGACTTTGATTTTTACCTGTAATGTTTAAATATGTTCTAGTTCCAACAGCTCATTGACCAGCATCTATAGGGTAATGTACTGTCCTGGTGGAGCACTATGGTTCTCCAAAGACAACTTGGGAGTCTGTCTCCCGCCACCCATCATTCATTCTAGTCTTTGTTTACTCCCAGGATTCACATACAACAGTTTCAGAGTAGTTAACCTGTACCCCTCTGGGAAACTACTTTCCTAACTACATTACAGTGTTTATATAGTTGCTTTTCTCTTCAGCCTTAGTTTTTCTACTCaaaacactgttttccagagtcacaTCAGTCAGTTCCTTTATTCCCCCAGAATCTACATATGTTCTTTTTAATCTTCTCAATGATCCTGCCAGAGAGGCATTATTAACCCTACTTTCTAGAGGGAGGTTGCCGCTCAGAAGGGTTAGGTGAGGCACGGGCCGAGCGGGAGGGATGAGCTGGAGGCTGGGCTGCTTTGCCATGTCGGACCACTTCCCAGCAGGTGGCTTAGAGCAAAGCCCCGCTAAAAGGTGTGCAAATGGCCTTCACCCCCGCATGGCCTCTGGGTTGCTTCTGTCCACGGGAAGGCCTtctttcccagcccctccccttgctccatGCAGATATTTAGCTCAGTAAGGCCACCCATACAGgattcctgccctcccccagggaaaagaagggaagaatggtTAAGGCCCAGGCCCGCCCAGCCCACTGTGTCCCAGGCCCTGAAGTTTTCCAGCTGGTTCTCCAGCCCTGCCAAGAACTTCCGTGCTCCACGGCCAGAGCCAGCAGGGTTGGTGCACAAAACCCCAAAAGGACCAACACAGCATTTTCTCGGAGCTCTGAGTCCTGGCCAACTCATTTCACACATTGCATGTCAGCCTTAAACCTCATCAAGAAGGCCTAAAGTGTTTTCCAATCTTAACTTTTCTTCCAAGACCTACTCTTCCCAGCCTCTGTTTTTCTCAGCCGGCAAGGGGCTGACAGGAAGCCGACCAGCCACAGGCAGGGCAGGAAGCAGAGACGccacttctcctctcccttcccttccaatCCAGAGGTTGGCTTGTGCCACAATCTGCACGACAGGGACAGTCAGGTCATTCACCCCAGAGCCTGTGAGTGTCCAGAAACTGCTTGTCCGCCTGGCCAGAGAGCTTGACCTTGTGGGGGGAGCGGGGCATCAGTCATGACTTTTCTGTGGCCCCGATGCTACAGAAAATGTTTTCAGTAGGCAATGCTCTTCTCTTCAGGCTAGAAAATAGGGCCCCTCGAGGCAGCACCCACCACCTTGCCACTGCCCCGAAAAGAACTCCTCTGATCGGACCTAACACCcgagggagggagaaagcagggagCCGCCTGAGTCGCTGTCGGCCAGGTGCAGGGTGGGCTCCCGAGCGGGGAGTTTCTCCTGGGGAAGGTCAATCGCCAGGATTTATTGATGATCTCCGCCCTGTGCCAACGCTGCAGAGAAAGTGCCAGAAGGTATCTGACCCTTTGAGGATTCGAGTAAGGAAGTACTCTCTTTTgagttcattttctgtttcttcttataactatttaaaaagaagtgaGTCAGTGGACCACGTAAGGAAAAACTCAGCCACAGAGAAATGTAATATGAAGAACTCTTCCTCAGGCTCCCCAGGCAAGTGGGGAAgggagttttgatttttttttttttttccccttcagcctTAATGACAAACTGCTCCTTCTCCATGGTTTGTTTGGAGCTGTCTCAGGGTTTTGACCTTAACCTCAGGGCACCCACACAAATAGCCTAGGCTTTCTCTGTCatcagagagcagggagggggacacACTCCGGGCTGGGCCCTCGGGCATGTCCGTGGATGTGCTCCAGGCCCCagagccctgcctccctcccgccTAGCTCTGGCTCTGTGGGATCTCAAATGTTCAACAAGATATCTCAATGCAGAAGTGTCTTCTTCCAACATATGCTTCCTTGGAAGGGTGATTTCAGCTAGTAGGAAGAACAGCCCTGCTGGAGGCCATGTACATGATGACCCAGGAGCTCCAGGGTCCTGGCAGCTGGCCACTCCCCATGCATGTTCTTAGACAGCCACGCTGGGAGCTCTGTGGAAAGGGCTgggtcttccctctctctttgtccaaAATCTGCTGGCCATAGGCCACCCTGGACACAGCTCTCAGGCCACCAGTGGCTAACTCCTACTGAATGAAGCTTCTGGAAGCACAGTTCCAACTTGGAAGgtgagatcccaggaccccaaaggcCAACAGCAAGTCACCATGATTTCTAAGTGTGCTGGACTTACTCCCATGCAGCCTTCAGCTCACATCCAAGGCATTTGCAATCCCCACTGGCAAGCAGCATATATGCTCACAGATAACTGGGATGTTTTATTTCCATCCCCACAATTAGAAGGACTTTGCAGACCCTCAtcttcagactggcttcttcccCTCCAGTCCTTCAGAGAAAGTGTCTCTTCTATGAGATGATACAGTTGCCTAATGGATGGGAAAGGTGTCCCAGGAGAGTCCAGCCACTGTCCCTTCCCCAGGACACCACCCAAAGCCCTGTATTTGATCCCTTAGGGACCCGAATATGAGGCAGTGTGTTCAACCACACCAGTCGGCTACAAGCTGGACCC from Neomonachus schauinslandi chromosome 6, ASM220157v2, whole genome shotgun sequence includes:
- the FAM170B gene encoding protein FAM170B; this encodes MKRHFTDHRGEQSPTDGASLSLASPESTEERVEVCWSGAVKREEPSPRPGPAVPHKEDVYLAGRARAMLSWSSSPSAQSASEYQSYSQYQSCPSCTYDEEDAAQQSACAFYTHVQTVRGVAVAWETEMGFEPVSRKPRIHQAAFIKRQRRKGSSFEMASNTDLRWELEASKNTCCPEQDDAELLGPLECCLQELRDTPDWLVTTNSGLRCVACCRVFPTLEALLKHAQYGIQEGFSCQIFFEEMLERRRARGQVQELELQEEEQRPSEGSESSRRHARVLPSPQQEQ